A window of Tripterygium wilfordii isolate XIE 37 chromosome 7, ASM1340144v1, whole genome shotgun sequence contains these coding sequences:
- the LOC120002964 gene encoding uncharacterized protein LOC120002964: MEMEVMVPVPAAAVDINFESTCSSPYMTAPSSPQRFGNNFFSVPTSPSNFYHHLAEQSVILKSKLEEEEDKLLIDDDQDFEFNFSGPLYVPPISAADELFDGGKIRALRPHSFAANSTRKTEDVLSEENSQTRGRQRSSASSSSSSSSSSNSIYVRRESRSLPPLRFPDVLIEQEAIAESTKASTSKTSNSRSYASAILSAISFSRGYKKWKLKDLLFRSASEGREPLTKYSVLNLNRREVETANVKSASFRSTEGSVGSVSRRRGPVSAHELHYTTNRAVSEELKRKTHLPYKHGLLGCLGFNPAGVHGISRGVGSLTRG; this comes from the coding sequence ATGGAGATGGAAGTGATGGTACCTGTGCCGGCCGCCGCCGTGGACATTAACTTCGAAAGTACTTGCTCCTCTCCTTACATGACTGCTCCTTCCAGTCCTCAGAGATTCGGCAACAACTTCTTCAGCGTACCTACCAGTCCCTCCAATTTCTACCATCATTTAGCCGAGCAATCTGTAATCCTTAAATCAaaactagaagaagaagaagacaaattatTGATCGACGATGATCAAGATTTCGAGTTCAATTtcagtggaccattgtacgtaCCTCCGATATCCGCAGCTGATGAACTCTTCGACGGCGGCAAGATCCGCGCCCTCAGACCGCACTCATTTGCAGCCAATTCGACGCGCAAAACAGAGGATGTTCTCTCAGAGGAAAATTCACAAACACGTGGAAGACAACGAAGCTCTGCTtcgtcttcatcatcatcatcatcatcatcgaatTCTATTTATGTACGCCGAGAGAGCAGATCTCTGCCTCCGCTTAGGTTTCCCGATGTGTTAATCGAGCAAGAGGCGATTGCAGAGAGCACCAAAGCCTCTACATCCAAAACAAGCAACTCGAGATCCTACGCATCAGCAATTTTGTCTGCGATTTCGTTCTCTAGAGGTTACAAGAAATGGAAATTGAAGGATCTTCTGTTCCGAAGCGCGTCGGAGGGGAGAGAGCCACTGACGAAATACTCTGTTTTGAATTTGAACAGAAGAGAAGTCGAGACTGCAAATGTTAAGAGTGCGAGCTTCCGGTCGACGGAAGGGAGTGTCGGTTCGGTTTCGAGGAGGAGAGGACCGGTTTCGGCTCACGAGTTGCATTACACGACCAACCGGGCGGTCTCGGAGGAGTTGAAGAGGAAGACGCATTTGCCGTACAAGCATGGGCTGTTGGGTTGCTTGGGGTTCAATCCAGCGGGTGTGCATGGCATTTCCAGAGGGGTTGGATCTTTGACACGTGGATGA